The Candidatus Rokuibacteriota bacterium genome includes a region encoding these proteins:
- a CDS encoding MBL fold metallo-hydrolase, with product MITGQVPRVSDFEKGFPIHYAEREGGWELDPWIHDDQAIVMKVRGKGLVVLTGCGHAGLINILTHARTLASGEQIHAVLGGFHLTGGLFDALIPRTVRELQQFSPAVVVPAHCTGWKATHAIAAAMPDAFVQNSVGTTFIL from the coding sequence ATGATTACCGGGCAGGTGCCGCGCGTGAGCGACTTCGAGAAAGGCTTCCCCATCCACTACGCCGAGCGGGAAGGGGGATGGGAACTGGACCCCTGGATCCACGACGACCAGGCGATCGTCATGAAGGTCCGTGGCAAAGGGCTCGTCGTCCTTACCGGCTGCGGGCACGCCGGGCTGATCAACATCCTCACCCACGCGCGGACGCTGGCCAGCGGCGAGCAGATCCACGCCGTGCTCGGCGGCTTCCATCTGACCGGCGGCCTCTTCGATGCGCTGATTCCCCGGACGGTCCGGGAGCTTCAGCAGTTTTCGCCTGCCGTCGTCGTGCCGGCGCACTGCACGGGGTGGAAAGCGACGCACGCCATCGCGGCCGCAATGCCCGATGCCTTCGTCCAGAACTCCGTCGGCACCACATTTATCCTGTAG
- a CDS encoding MBL fold metallo-hydrolase: protein MTGLDLQEVERVELMTLVDNSIDALLWSTETVRRVPRDAVLGGPRSRLRAEHGFSTLVTVVKDGRRHSFLFDAGLTPDGLIRNIEILEVNPADLRAVVLSHGHSDHTFGLLGMLRARGRRALPLVIHPEAFRLRKLVLPDGHEVRLPPPSRSDLEARGLSLSIR, encoded by the coding sequence ATGACAGGCCTCGATCTTCAGGAAGTCGAGCGCGTCGAGCTGATGACCCTGGTGGACAACAGCATCGACGCGCTCCTGTGGTCCACCGAGACGGTCCGGCGCGTCCCCCGGGACGCGGTCCTGGGCGGTCCCAGGAGCCGCCTCCGGGCCGAGCACGGGTTCTCAACGCTCGTGACAGTGGTGAAGGACGGCCGCCGTCACTCGTTCCTCTTCGACGCCGGACTGACCCCGGACGGCCTGATCCGGAACATCGAGATTCTGGAGGTCAACCCGGCCGACCTCCGCGCGGTGGTCCTGAGCCACGGTCACAGCGATCACACCTTCGGCCTTCTCGGCATGCTCAGAGCACGCGGCCGCCGCGCGCTCCCGCTGGTGATCCACCCTGAGGCGTTCAGGCTCAGGAAGCTGGTGCTCCCGGACGGCCACGAGGTCAGGTTGCCGCCGCCGAGCCGAAGCGATCTCGAGGCGAGGGGATTGAGTTTGTCGATCAGGTAA